The following are from one region of the Mesorhizobium sp. B2-8-5 genome:
- a CDS encoding phage Gp37/Gp68 family protein, with the protein MADKSPIEWTDATWNPIVGCSILSPGCIHCYAMRMAGRIEAMGGAPHYAGTTKNVNGNTIWTGKLALAPERILTEPLRWQRPRRIFVNSMGDLFHEDVPDAWIDRVFAVMALAPQHTFQVLTKRARRMREYMNERWQPAPAHRLAWQGGDTIDIPAETAGEDREDQVRAACEPFLEKLGLVDTDNDDLWTEDGNAKAMTWTWPLKNVWLGVSAERQQEADERIPELLATPAAIRFVSAEPLLGPIDFYKYLRPLCDRCPPWEVPCRIGCQNCTRLDQIIVGGESGQDARPMHPAWPRSIRDQCAAAGVPFFFKQWGAFRPLTRAEHNQACGATLIGTDPYDQDAHVLKVGKKAAGRLLDGVEHNGMPELREVPAL; encoded by the coding sequence GTGGCTGACAAATCGCCCATCGAATGGACCGATGCCACCTGGAACCCGATCGTCGGCTGCTCCATCCTCTCGCCCGGCTGCATCCATTGCTACGCCATGCGCATGGCCGGCCGCATCGAGGCCATGGGCGGCGCGCCGCACTACGCCGGCACTACGAAGAATGTGAACGGCAACACCATTTGGACCGGCAAGCTGGCACTGGCGCCCGAGCGGATCCTGACCGAGCCGCTGCGCTGGCAGCGTCCGCGCCGCATCTTCGTCAATTCCATGGGCGACCTGTTCCACGAGGACGTGCCCGACGCATGGATCGACCGCGTCTTCGCCGTCATGGCGCTGGCGCCCCAGCACACATTCCAGGTGCTGACCAAGCGCGCCAGGCGCATGCGGGAATACATGAACGAACGCTGGCAACCGGCGCCAGCACATCGCCTCGCTTGGCAAGGCGGCGACACGATTGACATCCCGGCCGAGACGGCCGGAGAAGATCGCGAAGATCAAGTCCGCGCCGCCTGCGAACCGTTTCTGGAAAAGCTCGGCCTTGTCGACACCGACAATGATGACCTGTGGACCGAGGACGGCAATGCCAAGGCCATGACCTGGACATGGCCCCTCAAGAACGTCTGGCTAGGCGTCTCGGCCGAGCGCCAGCAGGAGGCCGACGAGCGCATCCCCGAGCTGCTGGCGACGCCGGCCGCGATCCGATTCGTCTCCGCCGAGCCGCTGCTCGGGCCGATTGATTTCTACAAATACCTGCGGCCGCTTTGCGACCGTTGCCCGCCATGGGAAGTCCCTTGCCGCATCGGCTGCCAGAACTGCACTCGCCTCGACCAGATCATCGTCGGCGGCGAGAGCGGCCAGGACGCGCGACCGATGCACCCCGCCTGGCCGCGCTCGATTCGCGACCAATGCGCCGCCGCTGGCGTGCCGTTCTTCTTCAAGCAGTGGGGCGCTTTCCGGCCGCTGACACGCGCCGAGCATAACCAGGCTTGCGGCGCGACGTTGATTGGCACCGATCCTTATGACCAGGACGCTCACGTCCTGAAAGTCGGCAAGAAAGCCGCCGGCCGCCTGCTCGACGGTGTCGAGCACAACGGCATGCCGGAGCTGCGCGAGGTGCCGGCGCTATGA
- a CDS encoding DUF4031 domain-containing protein, producing MSVYVDNMRAPFGKIVMCHMWADTREELFAMTDRIGVQRKWFQRPAGTGLPGMDASWEHFDIAQSKRALAIAAGAIETDKYGPIEFEARRKGNDAKLKQIAELRAKGFGDASKPADPKQRRLL from the coding sequence ATGAGCGTCTACGTCGACAACATGCGCGCCCCCTTCGGCAAGATAGTCATGTGCCACATGTGGGCCGACACGCGCGAAGAGCTGTTCGCGATGACCGACCGCATCGGCGTCCAGCGCAAATGGTTCCAGCGCCCGGCCGGCACGGGACTGCCGGGCATGGATGCATCCTGGGAACATTTCGACATCGCGCAGTCGAAGCGAGCGCTGGCCATCGCTGCCGGCGCGATCGAGACCGACAAATACGGCCCAATCGAGTTCGAGGCCCGTCGCAAGGGCAACGATGCGAAGCTGAAGCAGATCGCAGAGCTGCGCGCCAAAGGCTTCGGTGATGCATCGAAGCCTGCCGACCCGAAACAGCGGAGGCTGCTTTGA
- a CDS encoding helix-turn-helix domain-containing protein: MSDIFSMAKNPAAQVQQTYFFKEWRKHRGLNQEALADMIGLTASSISQLENGKQGFTDSTLAALAQALDCRPGDLLLWGPDAAEASTGPIRQPNEIRSCLERIDGLLPDNVAVLLSVIEGFRQANAGRSSQTRPDDQSEFANPRRESSASR; this comes from the coding sequence ATGAGCGATATATTCAGCATGGCGAAGAATCCCGCAGCGCAGGTGCAGCAGACCTACTTTTTCAAGGAATGGCGGAAGCACCGCGGCCTTAATCAGGAGGCGCTGGCGGATATGATTGGGCTGACGGCCTCCTCCATCTCGCAACTTGAGAATGGGAAGCAGGGTTTCACTGATTCGACGCTTGCCGCGCTCGCCCAGGCGCTGGATTGCCGGCCGGGCGATCTTCTGTTGTGGGGGCCGGATGCTGCGGAGGCATCGACCGGACCGATCCGGCAGCCCAACGAGATACGATCCTGCCTGGAACGGATCGATGGCTTGCTGCCTGACAACGTCGCGGTGCTGCTTTCGGTAATCGAAGGGTTCCGTCAGGCTAATGCCGGACGATCATCACAAACCCGCCCTGATGATCAATCTGAATTCGCCAATCCCCGCCGTGAATCGAGCGCATCGCGTTAG
- a CDS encoding Cro/CI family transcriptional regulator: METLLIWLDEERGRRLALASHLGISPSAISMWKQVPVERVTRIEQFTGISRGVLRPDIYGVAA, from the coding sequence ATGGAAACGCTTCTGATTTGGCTCGACGAAGAACGTGGCCGGCGCCTAGCGCTCGCCTCCCACCTTGGCATCTCGCCTTCCGCGATCTCGATGTGGAAGCAGGTGCCTGTCGAGCGTGTCACCAGGATTGAGCAGTTCACCGGCATTTCGCGCGGCGTCTTGCGGCCTGACATATACGGGGTCGCAGCGTGA